Within Bactrocera oleae isolate idBacOlea1 chromosome 6, idBacOlea1, whole genome shotgun sequence, the genomic segment AAATCACCACTCATAAATTGTGAAAACCACTTTTATCACATTTGCTCCCCTTAAGCTTGTTCATAAACTTAAACCGCTGACTTGCTGAGAAGGTTTTCTTGATGAAAGGTTTTTATTGTAAAGTAAAGGAGAAGAACTCCTGACCTGAACAGCTTCTTAGTTTATATAGGTTCCGGTTTTGCAATTTTGCACTTCTCTAAGGTTTACAATAAAATGTTCTACCAATCTTCTCTTAGATTTATTACCCaaaattaagaattatttttgaaaagaaaaaaaattggttttaaaaaaagttattcaatattttttatattactaatGAAGATATGTACTTACCATAAATACGAAATAAGTACCTTTGAGGTTATTTATTATGCCGACGAAATTTTATATTGCCAAGGAAATTAACTTTAACAATTTTAGAGATTGCTTTAAGAAAATCTTTAAGGAATTATTTCAAaacattataccctgaatagaaaatattaagtttgccatgaagttttcAACAAGAGAATGAaatatcggagaccctataaagtatatacataaatgatcagcgtgagttgagtcgatttagccatgtctgtatgtataccatatgtatacgcgaactagtccctcagtttgtgACATGTCGATTTctaattttgcatacgtccacACGATCTCGAACCAATttaggatatagctgtcatacaaactgttcgatcaaaGTGAAGTACTTgtacacaaacattttttattggacTAGATCGCCGAATATATTgttccactatagcatatagctgtggAACAAACTGACAATCTTCTCTGTCTTATTCATTCAATATCTGTTGTATAGTTCTACGAAATCTTTTCCTTacctatatttatttcatttcgaaGTTTCTTTCAGTGTATGAAATGGTTGCTCGAATTGCAAGACACACGccacacatatttttttgtccACAGAAGCAGCGGCGCACCGGTCGCACCACTTGGCAATGTCACGTGCTTCATTAGGCATGTTACTTCTAGCAAATGTCTCcatgtatataaatacgcacatatatgtatgaattttttaaatacttgtgtgtaagtgtgtgccTGTCAAGCGCTGTCGCCACActttataagaaaaaacataaatcaGCCAATTAAAACGCCCGATAAAGTTTAATTGTTTGCGTTTTTTATAAGAATTGGTGGTTATATCGCAGCGGAGACAGCCATCAAgcatacaagaaaaacaactacaacagccCAGAGTTGTCAACAAATTTTCAGTGCAATATGCAAAACGGTTGGGTGATTTATCGCCAAAACAATTACAAAACTGAGCAATTATCACAACTTTAAACGAATGTCGaattcattttacactttgcaGGACTCACCAttaagatatatgtacatagttattttttgtaatttataaaataattaaatcaatttttatatattatcttTAGGATAActtatttagtaatatatatatgcagttTCATTGCTAAAAGACAATTGCAAGTGAAAATCACTCACCCTTATTTAGTCCTAGAACTATTCACGGAGTAATTCTCTCTGTGCCATATTTCCATTAGGGATCATCATAGAATGATCACTTAAAAAAAGTGATTTTCGGGaatgtttttaaagaaaactacgtcatgaaattctttaaacttttgaggatatataaataatatatatataatatatatatagaaatttataaaaaccgtttatatttcatctgattctttccctttatAGTCTACAGTGAAACATCAGTACAGTTATCAGAAGAAAACTTTGCATAAATTATacccaaaaaatttgaaaaatcagATCAATGTAAATTGCATCTATTggtcttaatgaaattcagcaaGAATCTTTTTCTAATATGAGTGTATCTTATTGCCAAAAATGGATGTGATTAGGGCGATATTTTCCCTGGATCAATATACTTATACAGTTTTGTCAGCACCTTAAGATATTTcctcggctttgatccttgcaagttgcgagataatatattgtttggttacacccgaacttaaccatTCCTAACTTgttgtatgttattttaaaaaatttcaattatcaaatatgcaaaataaaaatgttgattgAACTTTTACATTAGTGTGCCCCTTAAACAATAGTTATTATTATGAGGTGCTTCAAAGGAACTTATCTTTCCAAACGCAAAAATTCActatttctgttgttgttgttgtaacggttatctagtccccgcttggatgataagtgatagtttggttttcgtcgaggtcatctaacgggaggcccaagaacaggctgtttcgacggtgtcggaccatagggaaaagggtgctacatgagttgggtttgttgggcatgcaaagaggtggttagtatcatgcggaTTACACGCAGAACATATGTTTGGAATGATGGGGGCTAGTCTGCTACAGTACCCAGAGCCAAGTTGCGCTTGGGTCAGTCTTGTTTCGCGAGGCAATTCGatctctacgtctgctatggcaGTCAAACCACCACTCCTAGTACGTgtttcactgagagggagtcgatgaaggtgttaatggctccactgtgaatggtggTCAGTGCTTGAttgtagttcgttgcgtccgaagtccggtcggcgtaatgtctgatgtcgtcgacgtaatcgaggaatgacctcttgatgttcctaggaggaggtttcgcttcaagcagacgactgcaggaAACTGATTGGAGAGGAACTCGTGGTTGGGAATTTGGAATCCCCTGTTTAGTtcttctaagtttggagttttggcTTCGAttgcgttgattgttctaggtcatCAAGTAGCGTTGTGGGATTACTGATATGTCGCGCTcctttgctaatacagctgcttcggctggggaattagggcggagttccgcgattcttccagccgaaATGaggcgagcagtagcagcagcggaGGGTTAGTCAGTCTGCCTTTTAGAACATATGCAGCAAAAGAAttctcggggcccgggttggactcgatgccagcacgggtcaggaggatacggagcaaccctgctgctaggtgttgctctaatgacgacaaacttaaactaacACTTACCGATTCAAACAGGGTTaaatcgccgaaataacagcccttggccggataaaatccgggtcaattgtTATGTCATCATCAAATGTCCactatatttttgatatatttcgtGTAATGTCTCTATCAATATTTGGTTTAAGTAATTACAAAGCGTTGattttatatatggtattacATCATAAGAGAAGTTAGAATACTAAAATATGTGAAACGTTCATATAAAGGGCCCATCCACGTTAAGTGGAGGAGCAgagttgttattttaaataattcacaGAATcttttttcgctacattttaaCATTATTGACTTTGAAAAATTACCGAAATTAATTACTggcataaaaagaaaaattttcaaaaaaaataacgtttAAAAATCTTATTAAATCTATTTAAAACTGAAATTGGATATTTTCAAGAGTTCTAGTACTTGTGTATTAATATAGGTATATTCTACATGTGTATGCTATAAATATTATGATAGATACAAGTTTTTATCTCAAACTGTGCTAACAAGCATTATTGCTGATCAATGGCATATGAGATAGTTAATTCATTTAGATTATAATTTAGCCAACAATTATCACACGCCGGCGGCTAAACAAAAAGCTAACTAAGGTTGGCAAGACAAATTAGAGCCTGGTAAtaatttagttaataaaattaataaaaaatgtttacttcagttgcaccgaagctataatacgcttcacaattacaaaaatttgcATGCAAAAACTTGACTTTGACCAATGAGCTTGTGTGGTAGCTAtaccatatgctatagtggttcgatctcaacaatttattttttgtaatattctgtcatataaaatatttttccttacAAGGGCATGACtttgatcgttctgtttgtattgTAGTTATACGCGATGGTGTTCCGAtgtcagcggttccgacaactgagtagcttcttggagagaaaagaacatgtgcaaagtttcagatcgatatatcaaaaacttcagactagttcgagtatatacaggcagacgcagaaacttggctaaatcgactcagctcatctcgccgatcatttatattatataatatatttattctatAAGGTCTAGGACGTTTTCTTCTGAGTGTTATAAATTTCTTggcaaactatatatatataaatataatctgTTCAAGGCATAAATATATCcataataaaaagttaatttttaattttcctccgaaataaaaaaaaaacttcaactcAACTTTAACTGAATTATTTCCAGTATTATTACTTAAAAAGATTAGTTAATTAACATAAACgtcagaatatataatatataaatattagggtgagccaaatTTTTTCCCATTATAGGTAACCGTTCATGATAAAATTGTTCTACATCGTGGATTCGTGTAGAccaaaaaattgcatattttaagttttattcactttttaaagcttttagatatacgttttttttttaaattgaaattgtaacACTAAGAATTTTTAGAAAAGTTTACGCTTTACAAAAATCTGCGATGTAATGAAATTTTATCCCAAACGGTTAGAAAATTATAGTACTTTTATTGGTAAAGGACTGATTTATGTGTTGTTTAAATGCGAAATTTAACAACGACACCTTTCGAAATTAAGCTAAAAATCCTGGCTTGTAGAAATCTTTCCCCTGTCAAATCAGAAGGACatttgcataatattttttactatatgaaggaaataaatatttttgtcagaGTAATCAAAGCTTCGTCTAAAATCATTATCTGACTGgattcaaataattttcttacAGCGTAACTGATTAACACGTATATagctttgtatattttataatataatatgtaaaataacgGTCTAGAAACAAAAGCAGCTAATCAAAATATAGTATTGACGGGTATTTAGGCAAAGTTTCTATTAAGATTTGTAGCACGCCCTTCTACTATGTGTTTCATTGTACTTTTGAGATTGGCCTATAGCCTAAGGTTGCTAAAAAACTATTCTCTCAAAAATTTATCTTAAAACTATATATGTTTTGGTTAAGACTTTTCATGTGAGCTCCGAAAACAACATTAACTGAATGATTGTTACGCACAAGCGCACTCAACTTAACCTTCTCTGATTAAAGACACAAATGCCTAGACGCTGCTACGGTAGGTGAGTACAGCCGCTTTAGAATAGTTGGTATTAGTAAACAAAGGCCTGAGTATTGGTCAGCTATATGCTCTTGGCCACTCTGTTTGCATTATAATATAgacttaagtattttttaataaatatcaatGTTTATGATCGATTTCATGATTTCAAAGCGAGAAGCAAATTAATGCATTTACATAACTATAGAGACATGGTTTTTGGTGCGTTTTTGGGCATATTTTATGCGTTCGAATTTTTCATGTCTTTCATACAATAAATGTCCAGCTTTAAATTCATTTGACTTAGCAGATAAATGTGTTTCTATTATAAATGTGTCGAATATGAATTTGAAAGGAGGTcgcgaattttattttaagccaattgtgcaaaaatatttacttttgtcGCGACATTATTTCAAATCTGCAAATTTCAAGctattatacaaaatattttgatgaaagAGCACAAATACCCGGAAGCGGTGCTTGCATAATCGAAcaaataaagaatatatttcCTTCAAGCTTTTAGTTCTTTATTTGAAATGAATTGAAAGTTTGCTGTAATGGTCTCGTGACAAGGGTAGGCCGCATAAGGAATGAGCCTTCTACTTAAGTGGTtagttcaatatttaaatcacatGACAAATGTGTAGTTTTGTGCGTATGACTGTTTTGTATAATGcctataagaaaaaataaaaaaaagccatTTATGAGAAACTCTAAAATCCGCAACGGAAACATTCGTATGCACTCGTATTTGCTCGCATTTCTACGCCTACTTTGCCGGTGCGTGGCTCTCGAGCGATAGCAAATCAGCAAAGCGCCTTTTCCACGCACTCACATATATTTGGGAGGGGAAAAAATGTCGGTATGTTGCGGCAAATGCTGCTGGCTATTTGAGTGCAGGCCGAACACTGCGCTGACTTCGAATGGCTAGTGAGCGGCGTGCACAATTGGCTTGATTTATGCAGCTGCCAGCAGTGTTTGCCAATACTAATACGAAGTAACGATGCTTGTTGCCACCGCATGGCATGCCACTCGTCGCTGTCGGCGGCAGTGCTTAGCTATTTAGCATCTGGTTGCAAGCCATTAATGTTTGTTAAGTCCAGCGCTGCCAACACGCTTTTCGCACAACCGCTGGCATTTGCTTAAATgtgtcaatattttatttccattttgtttattcataaatatttacactcCTCATGAACGCCTTCGGCTATCGTACGCTCTGCATTAGTTGCGTATCTGTCTATCAAATCTGCGCGGTGTTGTGCAGTCCAGCTGTCCATCTATCACCTCTTTATGCTGGCTCTGCATGTCTTGCCCTGCACACCGCCAACGCCCACCGATACGAATCACGGCGCGGTCAAACGCTCAACTTAATCATAATGcgtgaattttaatttcaatttttgcatATGATCCCacattgttgtaattgttgttggtgtCATTCTGTTTACAGTATTTTCCGCACCTTTCTGCATGTATTAAATATGCAAGTGTATGTTTGAATAACAACAGTGATTGATTGCTGGCATAAGGCGTAGTGATcacaaattttttgcaaatttttcacaAGGAAAACTTgtaaattgatttatttaacCATTTAATAATTACTTCTTACATAATTGAATTCGAAAGGCACTTATATAACAAACGAAAGACCTAAGCAACGAACTCAGcctaattgttttaaattttaaacctttgTTTGTTTAAGAGGGTCTCCGAGGCctatgtttttaaatatctctataatttttaaaataaattgtgttttcctgagataaaaattaattatcctCACATAACTTCTCCTTGGTCATTTAACATCTTCAATAACTACAAAGAATTGCTTTCAACACAATCAAAATTTAAGAGTccatttttaagggttaaagcGAAATACTCAGTTGCCAAGAATTTCCTGAGAGCAACAGCAAATTATTCAGTGCTTGATttcattaaattcaatttttttgttgcattacATCCGCCTGgtcaataaataaattggaaTTATTTTCAGTGAATGACAGATCTGAAATCATACTATACTAGTTTGTTTGTATGCGTACTAGTAGTAttgtgttgtatttatttaaataaactgtAAATGCATTGTCcagaagtatatataaataataataagacgAGAATAGTGAATAACAGCATCAAACTGTTGGGGTCAACATACTGACTCAGTTATCGAAAGCGGAACAAAACAACTTATAGAATGTATAATTTAATTCCAACAGatcattttgcatttttttacattataatTGCAAGATATCTGGAGAGTGCATAGCCAAACAATTCTTAAAATACTACAATAATAGACAATATTTCTAAACttgaaaatacatacatttattaccttatattttttcaattttgtgaataaaaaatatgagagtttttttttgttgaatattcaattttatttaaaatgggtcttattattaaaatgacaATAAGTAAACAATGATGTTGAcaaatgacaaatattttacataaatgaaGGTGAGTATTGTTGTTGAGTATTGCCCAGCATTTGGATCGCAAATACGTTATCACGGCTTTCCAATCGATAGAGGTTTTTTTACTGTGCGCACTTTTAGGTCTCGATGGAATATTTCTAATTTACCTTCTGACAGTTACCCgtttttttgcaatttcctTAGATTTGCTCACTTTGCAGACACACACATATCCAAACCATATTTCGAACCATCTTCCACGGGTTCTGTTTCCTGTGTGGTTTTTTCAAAAGGTGAAGCTCATCGTGTTTTCTTGCGTTCACTCTTTTTCGATTCTTACTATCTTTGGAATGCTTTTAGTATGAAGTCTATACAAATGAAGCATTTTAAGCCCTTCGTTCATTAGATGGAGAGAATACTTTAGAACATCCACATAAATTAGTACTGAAGTGTTGTTCTTGTATTATACTAACCCTCAATAGGTTTGCATGTGCCTTTAAATCACTTTCCTTGCATAACACATCTTCAGATATAGAAAAACAGGAATTTGTAAAGTTGAtaagatttttgaaaacaatttatttagttttgacAGTCTTGACGTACACAAAGAATGAGGTAAAACATGTAAGGAGGACTTGccttttctaataatagtatAAAAAAGTCGTTAGTTTTCTACAATTCTTAGAATTTATGATCCTCTATATGATTACCGCTACTAAATTTAGAGATTCGAATTAACATACTAGAGTATGAATGCAATGTCATAGTAAACCACTGAAAATATGATTAGATGTTTTCCGCAAACTGGCAAACAATTGTAGTTGCTTAAAGCTAAGTCGTTCAAACCGCTATTAACGCAATTGTCCGACTATTAAAACCGCAATGAATGAAACCAATAAAATTAACATTACAAATGGAGCAGTGGCTATGTTCGCCTCCGATCAGCTTCGACGTCGAGTGACCAACAGAGGGCATAAAACTTTggagaatatgttgtttatTGTTGTAGCGCTGTGAGCGCTTTGAGCGCATGCGCACAGTTCTATCCggccttaaaatttttattttgcttttgattttgaTGTTTTAGCAACCCATCACTCTCAAACTATGCACGAGTATGTGCATCAGCTGACCCATTTGAGAGGCAGTGCTCGTTTTTCGCATGTCAGCGTGGTGCTTTTTGAGCATGCGTACaagcttttcttttatttgctttggcaCTCATTTAATTTGACTCTCTCGCCTTGGTTGTCAGTTTGCTTTTATTGACTTTTGCTTTTCATTCGCCAATTTTGCTTTTGTGTCGCAGCATTTTAATCAGAGCTCTTTtagaatttttctaattttgggTATAAATATCTGCCTCAGTTGCTGCTTGAAGGCATAACAACATTTGCTGTTAACATTGGTCTTACATTCGAAAACTTCGAAAAACTCTAAACTCAAAACAAAATGTTCAAATTGGTAAGCTACACAAGGATAACGCAGAACTCAtttcctaattttttttctaaaatactaaaaatcggtgaattgtgcagtgattcaattaaaattcattatgTGGGAGTGGAGCTAATAATTAGTACTTAAATACTATAAAATTGTCAAACTAATAAGAAGCTCTTCTTTTGAAACAGTGTTAATAACCAATTTAATGTTGTTAAAAGACGTTTTTAGATTTAgttgtaatttaattataactAATCTGTTTTAAGCTTTGTCTAAATTATTGCAATTCTATACTTAGTTTtgctaatattttctttatttactaaattaggaatttttaacaattttcagATTGTTGCTTTGTCTGCTCTCTGCGCCGTTGCCTCCGCTGGCTACCTCGGCGGCTATGGTCTAAGCGGAGTCAGTGGACATGGTGGTCTAGGTTATGGCTTGGGATATAGCGGCTACAGTGGAATTGTAGCACCATCATACCATGCTCCCGCAATTTTGGCACCGGCACCAATTTTGAAGACCTACAGCGCACCCATCATCGCCGCCCCTGTGGTGAAGACCATCGCGCCATTGGCTACGTCATACGCCAACACCTACAAAGTGGCCACTAAGGCTTTTCCCGTAGTGCACGCTGCTCCAGCTGTTTATGCCGCACCTGCCTACCACACCTCCTCCACCTACCACGGTTCCTTGGGAGGTTATGGTCTGAACTATGGCTATGGTCATGGTTTATTGCATTAAGGGTAAAATGAAGAAATTATATGAATTAAGTCGAACAAGGATATGAAAAGGCAAATGAGCTTCCAGTCAACATGCATTTGAAATTTGTTACAGACATAGGTTTAAGATTGATAAGTGGCCGAAGCGTCGTACATAGTTATAATTAAACATTCCACgaaacaatgttttcctcatgTGCATTGAATCCTTGTCATCCTGAATGAATTTTGAGAGACTTTATCGAATGAACAGGCTATCCCTATCACGAAGATGGCACgacttaaacaaataattattggaGTGAGTGAGCAGTTGGTAGATTAGAAGCTTTGATTTCGAATCTAAttctaagtattttttaataaaattatacaacgaattcaattttgttttaatttcttctcATCTTAGCCACATTTGAAAGTATCCCTCCACATTTGAGCCTTGCTTAAAATTCCAATAACAGTATGTCCTGGATTTTACTTCAACCAGGACTTTATCTTTCTCCATTTCTCTAACTGTCTCTGACTGATAAACAACGAGTATTCAAAtgcattttattcaaactttaaaacttaacttccatatttcaaaaatttaaaattacacaaGATCCTttaatttgataataaatttgaCCTGATTCTGAAAAATCTTTGGAAACTTTGTAAACCTAGTACCAGTGTAATCTGCAGATTAAATGAACTCTAGAAATACGTACAACAAAGAcaaagttttgttcacttaaccgAGAATTTACAAAATCGCAatgcaaacaataacaacaaatttagtgctatatatggtatttaaggCATCATTGtatcaaaattgaaaatgtgGGACTTTGGGGTTAATTTTATATGGCATAAATTTCGATTGAAGACATCTCAGCAAGTGaacatattttagtttttgtccgacgtatatttgataaatattgtaaaaaatattcagttttatttgaataaattacaCATTACAGATTGGTTAAAAAGTTTTTGATCGCACCAAGAAaaagcactactagctccaatttctcaagttggtacatctgtcgtgagaacacatgaagagttacaagtcattctgtcaattaattctttgtttacaagccatttgaagttgacgtatCAGAGGATTTtcttaatatagaaaaaattgaatatcgcaaaaattgaaaaaagcaaagaaatttatgaacaattgttagaagtgtgtaaggagtcctcaccttcaaaacgcacttGGTGAATTTTAACGTGGttgtactaggcttgaagacgatccacgcgaaggacgaccacaaaccgcaaccacaccagaaattattgagcaagttcataatattgttagtgcaGATCGAAGTTTGACTAAGCATGTAATCGCTAATGCCACAGGTGTATCAGAca encodes:
- the LOC106616997 gene encoding cuticle protein 10.6, which encodes MFKLIVALSALCAVASAGYLGGYGLSGVSGHGGLGYGLGYSGYSGIVAPSYHAPAILAPAPILKTYSAPIIAAPVVKTIAPLATSYANTYKVATKAFPVVHAAPAVYAAPAYHTSSTYHGSLGGYGLNYGYGHGLLH